Proteins encoded within one genomic window of Rhododendron vialii isolate Sample 1 chromosome 1a, ASM3025357v1:
- the LOC131332854 gene encoding acetylglutamate kinase, chloroplastic has product MLAAKVLPLSSSGNSSLGRPPNHYHFHPNLNFKPTTINKSQVITQCLQSPSPSVLDSSDSSIPPQLRVNIYSESLPFIQKFRGKTIVVKYGGAAMKSESLQSSVIRDLVLLSCVGLRIVFVHGGGPEINHWLTRLNIQPNFLNGLRVTDASTMEIVSMVLVGKVNKHLVALINKAGATAVGLSGIDGRLFTARPNPNSAQLGFVGDIATVDPSVLFPLINTNHIPVIASVAADEEGQSYNINADTAAGELAAALGAEKLILLTDVAGILEDKEDIGSLVKEIDIKGVKRMVDEGKIAGGMIPKVSCCVRAIAQGVRTASVIDGRLPHSLLLEILTDQGAGTMITG; this is encoded by the coding sequence ATGCTAGCAGCTAAAGTTCTACCCCTCTCCTCATCAGGTAACTCCTCCTTAGGACGGCCACCAAACCACTACCATTTTCATCCTAACCTCAACTTCAAACCCACCACCATTAACAAATCCCAAGTCATCACTCAATGCCTCCAATCCCCCTCCCCCTCTGTTTTAGACTCCTCCGACTCATCGATCCCACCCCAGCTCCGAGTTAACATCTACTCGGAATCCCTGCCTTTTATCCAGAAATTCAGGGGCAAAACAATTGTAGTCAAGTACGGAGGCGCCGCCATGAAATCCGAGTCCCTCCAGTCTTCTGTCATCAGGGACCTTGTTCTCCTCTCCTGCGTCGGCCTCCGCATCGTCTTTGTCCATGGTGGTGGCCCGGAGATCAACCACTGGCTTACCCGCCTTAACATCCAGCCAAACTTCCTCAACGGACTCCGTGTGACCGATGCCTCCACCATGGAAATAGTCTCAATGGTCCTTGTTGGAAAAGTCAATAAACACCTAGTCGCCTTAATCAACAAGGCTGGTGCCACAGCCGTTGGCCTCTCCGGCATTGACGGTCGCCTGTTCACTGCCCGTCCAAACCCGAATTCCGCCCAGCTAGGGTTCGTCGGGGACATCGCCACCGTCGACCCCTCTGTGCTTTTCCCACTTATCAACACCAACCATATTCCCGTGATTGCATCCGTGGCGGCAGACGAGGAAGGGCAGTCGTATAACATCAATGCGGACACGGCTGCTGGAGAGCTGGCGGCTGCGTTGGGGGCTGAGAAGCTGATCCTGTTGACGGATGTGGCGGGGATTCTGGAGGATAAGGAAGATATAGGGAGTTTGGTGAAGGAGATTGATATCAAGGGGGTGAAGAGGATGGTGGATGAAGGGAAGATTGCGGGCGGGATGATTCCCAAGGTGAGTTGTTGTGTTAGGGCGATTGCGCAAGGAGTTAGGACAGCGAGTGTCATCGATGGAAGGCTACCACATTCTTTGCTGCTTGAGATTCTTACTGACCAAGGGGCAGGAACTATGATAACTGGGTGA